ATATACGTACATTCTAAAGTTTCAAAACGTGTACATATTGTAAGGGTCTTCATCAATACAAACGTAGATGGGGGAGGACGCTCTACCAAACCTTCAAATTTTCGCTTTTTGTTCGTTTTGAggtatgatatattttcaagaaaggaaacTACATTATTTGCAACATGTTTTGTAGTAATTATGGTTTTGTGCGGGAATATTTTATCATAGATTTCAATACGATCCAATAGTTGATGAAATCAGAACTACATTGAACAAAATGGGGGGGAGGGGTCCTTAAATTCACCTCCTAGTTTACAGAACTGCAAActtctttcttaaaatatatacaatcatCACAAAGCCACAATACATTGTTGACTGGATAGTGTCAGACACTTTTTTCATCTGAAACAAATCCTGACATTTTTACTAAAAGACTAAGCACACGttatactttattaaaaatataatgggtgattattaattgtaaaattctAAATCGTACAGAGAGAATAAGATGattcaaattttgacaaaataaatctACAATATAGTGCAATTTCACACAAGTACAGTTCTAACTTTAGTGTTAATCAATTCTTCAATTGTGTATACATTTCTAtgcttaaaacattattgataaataatactactgttaaaatatatctgtaattcatgaaatattgatattcatCGTGACACATACGGTTATTTTTTCGACGTTTCTCTGTTCATAAGTTTGAATTTACACGATAAATATCAGGCTGAATTTAAGAGAATAATATCaagaaatgtttcaaataaatgttgacTGGTCAAAGCAAAAACTATTTACCATTGATAAATATAGGAAGTCATgtgataataatgtttaatgtagaAAGCATGGTACATGATAAGCCCATATATTGATAAACAGAAACGTTGTTTACTTGCTgaccatttaaaaaacaaacttttcatGCATTTACATTGAAACATCATTCCTAAACccaatattttctataaacaaTTTGGCACAAGAGATTCTaaacaaatgtaacaaaaatattttttttagctcgatactctttttttcttatttgaccACACTTAAGTAAAATCATAACACGGCTAATATTTGCAGGTTGCAAACGCTTTTACGAAAATGTATCTCCGTTGGAGTGTCTTTTTAGTCATTGACAAACaacttaaaacacaaaaacactaTATCTATGCCGAACgttaaaattacaataatataacaaatacttataacatgtaacacatataaatataaagtcTGCTTCgaatttcaaaacatgtgtcTTCAGttggaaatatttgtttatacgGGAATCATATTTGTTGTAATGAGTTAGTCTGGTGTTCCTTCCCCCCTACACTATCGTTATCGGGACGTACTGTATGGACTATCAGTAAGCAGGGTACCAGACACGTATGGACTAAGACTACACATAAGGGGATTGCCGCCTTCTACTAGCTGAGATAAGGCAAAATTGGTTCTAAGGTTACATAGTGATAGGCTTTAATAAGGGCGTTTTATATTTCTTCTGTACATCTGGACACTTTTCAAATCTAGTTTCCTCATACACATCCAAAACACGTTTTGACAGAATACGGTATTTCAATTCTACAGGCAGTTTTTCGAAATGCTCTTTCTTGAGGAGATTGCGAACGTCAAAAAACGCCAAATAGTCCGCTCCTTCTTTCAACAACTCTTCGTAATCATACTTGGCTGCCACTGATAACACTGCAATTATACTGCTTGAGCATACATCTAAAGATTTTCCTTTATGGACCTGAAATACTTTCTTCAACACATCGTCGCTGTCGCTCATTATTCTCCTACACTGCTTTATCATAGATTCATGTTGGTACTTTTCTGCGATTTCAACCGCCCGTGTCACATTTTTGTCTGTAAGTAAAACACAAATGTGAACCATTAATTGAAGCTTATATTTgtaacaaacaaaagaaaaaacattcaacattaagaaataaacattaaccTGATGTACAGTGAGTTTAGATAGCACTGTTTAATAGATGAGAACATGGGTACATTACCTGTTGGTGGTTCTAGCATCTTTGGAtcacaccattttaaaaaatgcactgAAATCGTCTAATTTGATGTCTACAATATTGACGTTCTTATCCTCCCGCTCCTTGAAATCgtgttcaaacatggtcagaaacACGGGTGAACATCTACCTAGAATCGCCTTTGAAAAATACAACTTTCTGTTACGCTCATTCGGAAAGGTAAATCCCACTTCCTCGTCTTTATCGAACACCCCCGGGCTTTCATACAAGCGTATTTCCCTCTTAAACGCCATGTTTTGTTGTGATACTACGCATTTATGCGATGACACATGCATTAAATTTACTGTAAACACCAGGAAGTTTAATCTGCAATCACgctattttaaatgtgtatgtaaatGTCTTTATGTTTACAAAGATAAGGAATTTCACTCCGATCGATTGCACGCTAGTGAAAATTCAAATATACagatattgtaaaacaaatgtgatTTTGCCAAAATCGGCACTTCATAAGCCTTTGACCATGGCCAAAATACCAATCAAGAGATTTACAAAAATTGTAAAGGTTACATAAACGAAATGCTAATAgagatacatgtacaataattaaCGGGCACTATGGCAACCAGCCCTTTATTTACTGATGATTCTGTTAAAAGGTAGAATGTTAAGGCCTAACAGACGTTAAATAAGAGAGAAACACCATCATAATACAACAATGGGAGGTTAATACAGTTATTGGGGTTACCGCTTAGGATGCTCAGCAAATCTTCAACATTTGGGGTTTAACCTGGTTTATCAATACTCAACCTCACACAACACCACCTGTATTGATTTAAGTAAATAATATCCTTGAATAAGGAcgtttcaatgataaataacgtaattatttgtatataataatgataGATCAAGCAAATTAATGaactttgtttctttatttcttgTTGATCTCCTTCAAAATTAATTTccatttcattcaaaacaatgaaggACATAGTTCACAGAGGTCTGAACGTCTGGTTCGCTTAAAATGGTAGAATTGAAGGATTTACATTCTACTTACATGTTATGGCTAACGTTTAAAGTCCTTGACACCGCACAATTATTGCGGAAAACACCCAGTTTGacgaataaaacaaatgcacgAAAATCACAGGGGGTTTGATGGGGATGACCAAGTTTTGAAGAGTTAAAAACCAACCAAATGAAAAAGGATAAAAATGCGAACATTGAGTAAAATCAAGGTGGTAGATTTTATTGTCGTTTTGAATATTTCTGTGTCGAATATAAATACTGATTTTTATATGCTTTTCGGTGAAGTGTTATTTGAAATAAGTGTGGTATTGTTACTGCTTTTATATACTTTCAAAAATTTGCATTGCTTTAACTATAccgattagttttttttaaagtcctAAAAAGACGTAGCATTGGTTTGTGATTCATGCGGTTTTATCTacccctaccccccccccccccacacacagcAATTGAATTTTGGCGTATGGTCAACATTTAGTTCAGTCCccttttaaataacaattttttgcTATTTGTTAAGGGTTTTTTTTCGTGTGAagattgtatgtttttttccaaaaaaatagtacaacaaaaaatacacaGTAATGAACTTTTGAAGTTCAATAGATGATTGAAATCGAAGAGAAGTTCCAAAATGATTCAATGGAACACCATTGTAGAAACATAATATGTACGAAGATTAGCATCTCTGCGCAAAAACGATCATTGCAATATTATCAGTACGTAGCTTCAAAGTATATTCAGACTAAAATCAAGTTTTTGGGGTTATCGACAATGCTAAGTTTGAAAAACTGCATGTTGATATTAAATATCGCAATAGGTCTAAACGTGTATTGATGGAGTAAAGGAGGTCTTAAAATTGTAAGAGTGTTCATCTTAGACTAGCTATTTCAATATTCTAGTTTTAAGGTCTATTGGCCAAATATCAGAAGAGCTTACCCGATAGCGTGGTGTGGGTGCCTCTTAACTTATACAGAAGCTAGATATTCAggagagctcggttcctttcttAAACCAGCGAGTTCCGCCCATGCATTACTGGATTATGGCCTCGAAATAATGCAGTATTTTTAAGGGTGACATCTTTGTATAATTCCTGTTTCGTCGGCCGTCCCAAGGCGGTGACCTCAACATTTATTGGTAAAGATCTTTTGATGCATGTTGTGGTTTAAGTTGTTATGTTAATAGcttatgtgcctcttgttttgtGACTAACACGCTTTAGCCCTGCTTCTTGCAACAGtgtctttgttaaatgtttgacttcTGAAATTGTCTCTGGTGATATCGCCCTCGAAAATGACAATTCAGAATATCAAATGTCACGTCTTTCTCGACTTTAGCGTATCCCCGGGCTTTTATATCAGGATATAAACATCTTGTTTAATGGATTTTAATCGTTAACACTTGTATCACGATCAAAACAGGACGTTTAGATTCGTATTTTGTGGTGTTGATTTACGTCATAACAAGTACCAGatgcaaacaattttattaagtatcgttaaattataaaatgttatttgttacaaagaatattttattaactaacTAATTAATTAAGTATGGTCTAAAACAAACACTAgataacattaccaaaacattaataaaagttCTAATTGCTGCCATATTGATTTGGTAGCTTAAACGATAAGAGTCAATTAGGTACCAcaagtattataataatactaTAAAACATCAGGGACAAGCCCGTAATGCAATGGCCATAACGACAACGATCTAGAGACACTAACGTATCAACGCCACACACcccaatacaaatacaattgacAGACCTAAAactaatcaaaatatatttagagaTACATGATGAGATAACCGCTATTGTACGGTCATTGAATCACGAGTACACTGGAATACGACTCTGGTTTGAATGGCCATAACGTCACACGTATCCcgacatttatcaataaaacctGACCTAATTTGAATCGCCTCATTTGCTTTGAAAGATTTTCCGATTAATGTTTGCAACCAAAAAAGGTTGTCTTGGCCTGTATTTCAAATGCTATATTTAATATCGATTAGGAGTTTAAGTAGAGTATATTTCGTGGATATCACAttatcatttctttataaacatttataaaccaAATTAGGCAGACAAACCGCATCATTAAATAGAACATTTAAGTATTTGAGTAAAACAGTCTCGGATTTAGTGCATTTATGGCGGAAAAAACAACTATAAATGAATCAGAAAAAATGTACGAAAACCCTGGGGAGTTTGATGAGGAGGACGAAGTTACATTGATGTTTCCTAATGAAGATAACAAAACAGTCTTTTTTTCGAAGTTTGTCTTAACAAGATCTTCACGCGTGTTTAAAGCCATGTTTCAACATGATTTGAAGGAAAAGAAGGATAAGAACGTAAACATTGAGGATATCAAGGTGGACGATTTCATTGCCTTTTTAAAGTGGTCTGATCCGATGGTATCAAAACCACCGACAGGTAATTTTCAGCTAATAGTTAAATgcttaaagataaaaaatatatactttcttttatgcctttttgtaaaatatcatattattatcaatgcagtatttttgatatatttgctgtCACGCCATTATGTTTCTCGAAGTTCCACTTCACACAAATGCTTTAGACCTTTTGCTTAAAATCTGATTAAATGAATGAGAAATTGTGttaaatttcaatgtaaaacttATTTTAGTCGGGACTTACAAAGAGAGCTGCATCTTGTTGGTTTGTTCGTAAAACTTTACTGCTGATTAAAGAGCTATACACTTTTACTTACAGCTGAAAACGTGTTGAAAGTGGTTGAAATCGCGGAGAAGTACCAAAACGAGTCCATGATCAACCAGTGTAGAAACATAATGGGTCTTGACATAAGAGAAGCTAAACCAGAACGGATCATTGCGATCTTATTGGTTGCTGCTCAGTACAATTACACAGAGGTTGTTGAAGAAGGAGTGGAAAGAATGAAGGCTAATTATCGAATTCGTGAGTTTTTCGACGATGCACAGTTTGAAAAACTGCCTGGGGAAATAAAATATCGCATTTTATCAAAACGTGTATCGCAGGAGTATAGTCATATGAACGCTGGCTTTactaataatttaaacatttagcTGTTGTAATAGTTACGTCATATGACACTTGTGTCAATGACATAACGACTTCCAAAAgtaaatatgttatgttattcaCTGATGTTCACAATTTGGTATTGCATTAGCTTAACATTCCTGCTTTTAACCAGTAGTGAGTACACAATTTCACAGTAATATGAATACCAGGTAtaaggcaagggagctactggtgGTACCATATT
The sequence above is drawn from the Mya arenaria isolate MELC-2E11 chromosome 14, ASM2691426v1 genome and encodes:
- the LOC128218420 gene encoding uncharacterized protein LOC128218420, with translation MAEKTTINESEKMYENPGEFDEEDEVTLMFPNEDNKTVFFSKFVLTRSSRVFKAMFQHDLKEKKDKNVNIEDIKVDDFIAFLKWSDPMVSKPPTAENVLKVVEIAEKYQNESMINQCRNIMGLDIREAKPERIIAILLVAAQYNYTEVVEEGVERMKANYRIREFFDDAQFEKLPGEIKYRILSKRVSQEYSHMNAGFTNNLNI